The Drosophila takahashii strain IR98-3 E-12201 unplaced genomic scaffold, DtakHiC1v2 scaffold_38, whole genome shotgun sequence genome segment aaacttaattttgttaaataaaagccaacagtggaaaagtgaaaagaaactgaaaaatccacacacactcactggcaatatacaaaaacaaaacactaaGCAATTACTGCGAATCcgtaacaaaacaaaatcactCAACATAACAAAACACCCAAAACGCACTCAAGCATAAACGCACTCAACAGCAACATGTCAGCTGCTAAGCGCCTGCGGGAAAAAACCAACCCGGATCTGAAAGCGAGCCGGCGACCTGATGAATCCTCAACACAGATGCTCCAACTCATCAATGAGAGGTTTGATGAGCAGAAGGAGATTCTTTCCAGCGAGCTGCGAGAAAGTGAGGCCCGCGTCCTTAGCAACCTCCAGGAGAAGTTCCAGGCGATGGCAACCGAGATCCATAGCCTCACTCAACGTGTCACTCAACTGGAGAATGAGGTAAAAAAAGTAGACGAGCTACAACAGCGGGTCACTGAGTTGGCTAGCCAACTGGCAGCAAACGGCCCTCCTAGTGGCCTGGTAGATGAGCTGAAGCAGCAAGTTGTCGACTTGGATGCCAGACTGGTGGCAAAATGCAACGCGGAGGAGGATGCTGCGGTCGCGAGCAATTTGCGCTGGCATGGGGTCCCACAGGTCGAAGGCGAAAATTTGAAGACGCTTTTTCACAAGCTTTGTTTCTCGCTGCAACTTACTCCGCCTCCAGTGGTCAAATCCATCTTTAGGGTACGTCCGCGACAATCAGGTCAATCATTTGTAGACCcaataataattgtaaaacTGGAAAACGTACGCGGCAAGGTGGAGCTACTGAGAGCAATTGGGGCATACCGGCGAGACAAAAAAGTTCAACTTAGCCTACAGCTGATAGGGTTTGAGTCGCCAGCACTGATGTACATGAacgaacagctgaccaaaTATAATTATGAGATCTTCAAAGAAGCCATGCGACTTAAAAAGCACAAGCAGCTTACAGCTGTTTTTACACGCCGTGGAGTGGTCCACGTGAAGCTGAGCGAAGGAGGGGAACCTCGATATATTCAAAGCTCGCTCGAGCTTTCTGAGCTGACCAACGATGTGGGCGGCGCGCATAGGAACTCATTTCGAGAATAATCAGACTCTCTCAATTTTTTATGTTAAACCTTCGATCATAGTCCTTGTAtttgttagttttaaaattaatgtaggTCGCTTTGTTTACTTTATGTTCTTTGCAGCTTCTTatcaatgttttattttatacataatGCGTGCGCAACTGACAATTTtgcttaaacatttaaaatggaaGACAATTTAGAAGTCTCCAATAGCCATGCCCTTTTGCGAATCCTCACCAAACAAAGATCTGGCCTTAAAGTTTGTCATTTGAACGCTCAAAGTCTGCCGAGAAAAATTGAAGAGTTCAGATATACATTTGTGAATTCTGGTGTAGATATTATATGTGTATCTGAAACGTGGTTTGCCAAAGATGTCTTGGATACGTTAATTTTATGTGATGGTTTTAATGTCTATCGTGCGGATCGTGCCAGTCATGGGGGGGGCGTAGCAATATATGTTAGTAAGCAATTAAAGTGCAAGTTTATATGTAAGCATCCCGATAGTAGCCCAATAGAGTACCTGTTTCTTGAAATTACTTGTAaatacacaccaaaaaaaattcttatcgGATGCATCTACCGCCCACGTTGCAACATTAGCTATAGTGACGTTATTAAATCCTTAACAGATATATCTTTAAGTTATGCAGACATTTTATTAGCTGGAGATCTTAACAGCAACATGTTGCGGGAAACACATCTTAAAAGCGAAATGGAATCATTAGGTATGAAGCTGGCAAACTCTGTGTTTCCAACTCATTTCACCAAAACATGCAGTTCTTTATTAGATGTTTTCTTTGTTAATGACCTTGCaaaagtatatgtatatgatCAACTTATCGTCCCATCGTTCTCAAAACATGATCTCATATATCTGACCTACAACTTTGACCTTCAACACACTGCCGAATCAATAGTATTTAGAGACTTTAAGAATATTGACTATGACATGCTTATGGCCGAACTTGACATTTGCAACTGGAATAACATTTT includes the following:
- the LOC138914578 gene encoding uncharacterized protein; translated protein: MSAAKRLREKTNPDLKASRRPDESSTQMLQLINERFDEQKEILSSELRESEARVLSNLQEKFQAMATEIHSLTQRVTQLENEVKKVDELQQRVTELASQLAANGPPSGLVDELKQQVVDLDARLVAKCNAEEDAAVASNLRWHGVPQVEGENLKTLFHKLCFSLQLTPPPVVKSIFRVRPRQSGQSFVDPIIIVKLENVRGKVELLRAIGAYRRDKKVQLSLQLIGFESPALMYMNEQLTKYNYEIFKEAMRLKKHKQLTAVFTRRGVVHVKLSEGGEPRYIQSSLELSELTNDVGGAHRNSFRE